One segment of Rhipicephalus sanguineus isolate Rsan-2018 chromosome 6, BIME_Rsan_1.4, whole genome shotgun sequence DNA contains the following:
- the LOC125758899 gene encoding uncharacterized protein LOC125758899 produces MRKEKRAVYYLDETWVNAGHTKEKVWEDAFRKGLITGLRAPSGKGGLLIVIHAGSENGFVDGASFVFRAKKSVTSDYHSEMDGPRFERWFKEQLLPNIEPRSSNDQLKPELIQLVNQNKHRSSGYRIALAKVAGHDIVRLPPYHCEFNPIERVWSQVKGYIAANRSFTLAGVEELLDEAIALVSPENWACDCAHVVRLEEEAWEQDVAIESTLDGILITLGSDSCSCSDSSVSELSGMRNSGEPGVRWLM; encoded by the exons ATGCGAAAGGAGAAACG GGCTGTATACTACCTTGACGAGACTTGGGTGAATGCTGGGCACACCAAAGAAAAGGTGTGGGAGGACGCCTTCCGCAAAGGTCTCATAACTGGGCTTCGCGCACCGAGCGGCAAAGGTGGTCTGCTCATTGTCATCCATGCTGGAAGCGAAAACGGCTTCGTGGATGGGGCATCTTTCGTTTTCCGGGCGAAAAAGAGTGTTACCAGTGACTACCACAGTGAAATGGATGGCCCACGCTTTGAGAGATGGTTCAAAGAACAACTTTTACCAAACATTGAGCCACGGAGC TCTAATGACCAGTTGAAACCCGAGCTCATTCAGCTGGTTAACCAAAACAAGCATCGTTCTTCTGGATACCGGATTGCCCTGGCCAAGGTTGCTGGTCATGACATTGTCCGGCTTCCTCCTTACCATTGTGAATTCAACCCTATTGAAAGGGTATGGAGCCAGGTCAAAGGGTATATTGCAGCCAACAGGTCGTTCACTCTTGCTGGAGTCGAAGAACTTCTGGACGAAGCCATCGCCCTTGTGAGTCCAGAAAACTGGGCGTGCGACTGTGCTCATGTGGTGCGTCTTGAAGAGGAGGCCTGGGAGCAGGATGTTGCAATCGAAAGCACGCTCGACGGCATCCTAATTACTCTGGGATCTGACTCCTGCAGCTGCAGTGACAGTAGTGTCAGTGAATTGAGTGGTATGAGGAACTCTGgtgaacccggtgtgcgctggctCATGTGA